In Mycolicibacterium aubagnense, the DNA window CGATGCCATCTGTCAGGTGGTGCGCGCCTTCGCCGACGACGACGTCGTGCACGTCGACGGCCGCGTCGACCCCAAGTCCGACATCGAGGTCATCGAGACCGAGCTGATCCTCGCCGACATGCAGACCCTCGAGAAGGCTCTGCCGCGGCTCGAGAAGGAAGCTCGCACCAACAAGGACCGCAAGCCGGTCCTCGAAGCCGTGGTGGCGGCTCAGGCGATCTTCGATGAGGGCAAGACGCTGTTCTCCACCGGCAAGGACTGGTCCATCCTGCGGGAACTGAACCTGATGACCGTCAAGCCGTTCCTCTACGTCTTCAACGCCGACGAGTCGGTGCTGACGGACGAGGCGCGCAAGGCTGAGCTGACCGCGATGGTCGCGCCGGCCGAAGCGGTGTTCCTGGACGCCAAGATCGAAGCCGAGCTGCTGGAGCTCGACGACGAGTCCGCCGCCGAGCTGCTGGAGTCCATCGGCCAGACCGAACGCGGCCTGGATGCGTTGGCGCGCGCCGGTTTCCGGACGCTGAAGCTGCAGACCTACCTGACCGCGGGGCCCAAGGAATCGCGGGCGTGGACCATCCACCAGGGCGACACCGCACCTCGCGCGGCGGGGGTCATCCACACCGACTTCGAGAAGGGCTTCATCAAGGCCGAGATCGTGGCCTTCGATGACCTCGTCGAAGCCGGGTCCATGGCCGCGGCCAAGGCCGCCGGCAAGGTCCGGATGGAAGGCAAGGACTACGTCATGGTTGACGGGGACGTCGTGGAGTTCCGCTTCAACGTTTAGGTCGGGGCAGTGCGCCACCTCCCGATGGCAGCCAGATTTGCCTAGTACATTGACGGCTGTGAGTGGGGATTGGCGGAGCGATCGAGTCGATGAGCTCCGGTCATTGATCAAACAAGCCGAACCCGATGTCGTCGAGGAGTCCAAGTGGCGCAAGCCGTCGAACCCTGACGGCGTGCCGACGTTTTCACTGGACGGCCTCATCTGCACGGTGGAGATGTACAAGGACAAGGTCAAGACGACCTTCGCCAAGGGCGCGTCCTTGAACGACCCAAATCATTTGTTCAACGCGAGTCTCGACGCGGGAGTCCGGCGTGCCATCGATCTGCGCGAAGGCGACGAACTGGACGCCGACGCGTTCAAAGCGTTGATTCACGAGGCAGTGAGAGCCAACCGCAATTAGCGCGCTGGGGCGATTGTTCCCGGGGCCCGACGTCGTCTGCCGGCGACGCCTTGCCCGCGGCGATGGCTCAGTTGATGATCTCGCCGCGGTTGTCGGCGTGAATCGCGGCCAGCCGGTCTCGCCACGTCTGGAGAGCCTCGGGTGTCAGTCGCGTCCAATCGGTGACCTCGCGGACGATCCGCAGTGGCTCGGTGCTGCGATAGGACCGGGTGGGGTTGCCGGGGAACTTCTTGTCGGTGACGTTGGGATCGTTCTCGAACTCGCCGGTCGGTTCCACCTCGTAGACCCGGGGCGCCCCGTCGCCGGCGGCGAGTTCAGCGGCCAGCCCTGCGCCGTCGCGCAAGGCGGTGAAGTAGATGTGGTTCATCACGATTTCGGGCCGGTAGTTGGACCGGAAACCGGCGGTGAGATGGTTTCCGACCTGAAGTTCGGCCTTGGTGCCGTGAAAGAAGGGCCCGTCGTCCAAAGGCTCTGCCATGCCGACAGGCTACAAACTGCGGCGTCATGCCGGCATGCGGTGGAGGTTCGCGCCAACCTCTGGCGAGTCTCAGTCGGCGAGTGCCAGGACTTCGTCGAAGCCCGCGACCAGGCAGTCGCGGAACTCGTCGAAATCCGGGATCGCTCCGGTGTCCACGTCGATGCCCAATGAGCAGGTATCGACGTAGGTCAGCAGCGTGACGTTGACGGCAGCACCGATTGTCGGCCCGAACGCGTACTGCGCCCGCACTTTCGCGCCGCCCAGATACACCGGTACCGGAATGCCGGGTACGTCGCTGGCGAGGAAGTCGACGTGGCGCAGGATCGACCCGATGTACCAGCGCGGCATCAGGTTGAGGACGCCCGCGATCAGTTGGGTGTAGGGGAGCGACTTCTCATGACGCACTTGTTGTGTGCGTTTGTTGATCGCGCTGATTCGCTCCGCGGGATCGGCTACTCCCACCGGCACGTCGAACCGCATCAGGGTGATCCGGTTGCCGCCCATGGGGTCGTCCTTTGTTCGCAGGCTCACCGGCATGGTCAGATGCAGATCGCCGACGTTGACACCGTGCTTGTTGTGGTAGTGGCGCAGTCCGCCGGCAATCCCGGCAACGAATGCGTCATTGAGTGCGCCGCCACCGCGATGGGCGGCCTCGTGTAACCGCGGTCTCGACACTTCCAACACCCCGAGGCGCCGGACGAGCGAGCGCTTCGTCATCAGTGGGGAACCGGTTCGGTTCACCGGTCGCACGGTGCGATACACCGACGCCACCATCTCGGTCGTCTCCGATGCTGTCTGGAGCGGACGGCGAATGCTGTTCAGCGCCAACGATGGTCCCGCCCGCAGCGCACCGCGGACGGCCGCGGACAACAGTCCCACGTCGTAGCCGATCGACGCCCGATAGCCCGGCAAGAGGTGTCGGCCCGGGATGTGGGGCTCGACAACCTCTTCACCGATCAGCCGCG includes these proteins:
- a CDS encoding wax ester/triacylglycerol synthase domain-containing protein, producing MPEFMSASDAFTWAMESDPRLRSTVVTVILLEHAPDWGVVRSRFQLIATKLPMLRKRLVESVPPAPPRWVHCRDFDLDFHISRVSAPEPGSLDVVLEMARRAAMDEFDHARPMWEVTFIDGLADNGAAVVCKFHHSLTDGLGGVQIAMTLFDLSEEPRLIGEEVVEPHIPGRHLLPGYRASIGYDVGLLSAAVRGALRAGPSLALNSIRRPLQTASETTEMVASVYRTVRPVNRTGSPLMTKRSLVRRLGVLEVSRPRLHEAAHRGGGALNDAFVAGIAGGLRHYHNKHGVNVGDLHLTMPVSLRTKDDPMGGNRITLMRFDVPVGVADPAERISAINKRTQQVRHEKSLPYTQLIAGVLNLMPRWYIGSILRHVDFLASDVPGIPVPVYLGGAKVRAQYAFGPTIGAAVNVTLLTYVDTCSLGIDVDTGAIPDFDEFRDCLVAGFDEVLALAD
- a CDS encoding DUF1801 domain-containing protein, with the translated sequence MSGDWRSDRVDELRSLIKQAEPDVVEESKWRKPSNPDGVPTFSLDGLICTVEMYKDKVKTTFAKGASLNDPNHLFNASLDAGVRRAIDLREGDELDADAFKALIHEAVRANRN
- the arr gene encoding NAD(+)--rifampin ADP-ribosyltransferase translates to MAEPLDDGPFFHGTKAELQVGNHLTAGFRSNYRPEIVMNHIYFTALRDGAGLAAELAAGDGAPRVYEVEPTGEFENDPNVTDKKFPGNPTRSYRSTEPLRIVREVTDWTRLTPEALQTWRDRLAAIHADNRGEIIN
- the ychF gene encoding redox-regulated ATPase YchF — its product is MGLNLGIVGLPNVGKSTLFNALTRNDVLAANYPFATIEPNEGVVPLPDPRLDKLAEIFGSEKTVPAPVTFVDIAGIVKGASEGAGLGNKFLANIREADAICQVVRAFADDDVVHVDGRVDPKSDIEVIETELILADMQTLEKALPRLEKEARTNKDRKPVLEAVVAAQAIFDEGKTLFSTGKDWSILRELNLMTVKPFLYVFNADESVLTDEARKAELTAMVAPAEAVFLDAKIEAELLELDDESAAELLESIGQTERGLDALARAGFRTLKLQTYLTAGPKESRAWTIHQGDTAPRAAGVIHTDFEKGFIKAEIVAFDDLVEAGSMAAAKAAGKVRMEGKDYVMVDGDVVEFRFNV